The genomic stretch TTAGCCATGTGATCGCGACTATATTGAAGAGAGTGGGTGTTATCATTCCGCAAGGGATGTGGAAGGTATAATGAGTGATGTCCTAGAAGTACAAGGAAGAAACTAATAAAGTCGAACTGTAATCCAGTCCTATCTTCGACATCATGATTAGGTCATAAATTCTCAGGTCCTTCCAGGTTTTAGATTTGGTTTTTTGTATCTTGTTTTAGCCAGCTTAGATAGTCAGTTGGATCTTTGAATGAGGATGTCGCTCGGAAGACTCTGAAGCCATTATTCATAAACCTTAAGTCTATAGTTTCATTTGTTAAAGATTGGTGTTCCTCAGCAGTGGTAGTCCTTTCAGCCCTAAGTTTTTTTTGCTTGGCCTATTGGTTTACATCTATGGTAGGTGGGGAAAAAGTCCCTAAGTTTGCTAGAATCGATGTTCAGGTCAGTTAAAGGTCCAAATAAAGCATGATTTTTTCCAGAGACAATGATTGGAATGAGTACTTGAGATTCATAAATTCTTCGTTGTTCTTCAGTTCTTGGTTCAGGGATATATTGTTGCTTACCCATCATCACTGGGCCAGGAAACGTGGCAAAAGGAGGAAGGTCTGAGATCTTTTTGGGGGGCTTCGTTTGTTTAATGGAAACCTTGACAGCCTTGGTTGTTTCTTTGGGGAATTTGCTTGAAGTGGCCATTTTTGTTAAAGGTTTgaagaaagaagaaaaatatGGGTTTTTTTAGGGTgttttgaagaagatgaagaattgAAGTACTTGAAGATTTTAGAAAGCGTGAAAAAGTGGAATTAGTAAGAAATGCGTTTTTTGTAGGTTTTTTGGAAGAGAAAACGATTCAAATCAGCATTAATGGTTGACAAACGAGTGGGACATGTGTCTCTCCAGGATTACAGAATGGGACAGTGGTAATTAAAGCCTAATCCCACAATCTCATAGGGTCTAGGAAACATGATGATTAAAGAGATTTACGCATGGGTTGAAAAGACGTTTGGAAAAAAGGTAATGATGGTTCTGACGTCATAGACCAGCTGAAAGAAGATGAATAGTTTTTGCAACATTGGAGCATTAGTGGCGTCGAAGCTATGCAAGAATTATTCAAGGCGTCGAACCATAGTCTCAAAAAATGCATTTTTCTTCGAGATgttgaaaatgacattttttgggggcaatttgttagctccCAATTTCAACGCCTAATGTGGATTAAGGGAATTAATTAAGGAAATAAAGTTTCCTATGAAGAAATTGAATGTTTCAACAAAACTATACATTTTGAAATTTCAGTCGAAGATACCTTGATGCAAGAGTAAAGATACTATGTGGACTTGGAAATATTTCTAGAAGTTTGGAGATGTTTTCGACAGAAGCGTCACTGGTGATAGTTCGACATAGGATTTGAATTCAAATGAGGGAGGGGATTCTTTATTCTTATCTAACCGCTAAGGATATATGTGGGGCGTAGTGGGTAGTTACATACATGCAGAGCGCCATTTGTCTCAATCTGGTGAACAGGCCGTTGGAAGCGATTATTTTgattggtatatatatatatatgaggTCTTAGCGTTAGGATGGATGTGTGTTCAAGTGTGTACAAGTTTATCAACTTGCCCAAAGTATCCGTGTATATAGAAAGTGTAAATTGAGAAAAAATGTATGTTTAATATTGCACCATGTTTTTATTTAAAGCAATTTAATCAGTCCTTTCTTTTCAGAAATTTATCTTCATCGCCATTTACTTTCCAGCACTTTTCTTGCCTTCTTTGCGTTATTTTTCCTTTACATTCTTTAACAAGTTATTTTAAGTATGAACATTGTCGAAGTGTTTATCATTCATCAGATTTCATCCTAAaaacaattagcacatgtcctaggatcaatctgattgatcctgtaagtaaccaaaatattttaatttggaagatcagcagttgtttaccaattttcacggtaaacagGGCACAAGTCACTTTTTAGGTTGAAAATGATTTGGGTTTGGTTTGAATAATCCCAAATTGGTGCGACACCAAGTAGAGTTGGTAACAAAGGGTCTTCGCAGTTTCCTTTGAAGTCCCAAGACACGTAGAAATGAGTCGAGGAGTCAAGAAGGCTTCCCATATTCTCTTGGATTCAGCCTCATGTTCACCAATGGATGGGAATTCTCGGGTAAACCTTTCTAGTCCATGGGTCCTTTTGAAAAAAGGAGCCATTGTAGCATTAAAGTGGTAGCGCTTGGCGAACATCAGGAAGTAAGATACAAAAGCTTCTCGGTCGGATCTATTTTTGTTAGTCGGGGTCAACAAATTGAAATGTGTTCCCTCGACGCGACAGTCTTGAAGGATTTCCTCGGTTCTATTGGCAAGCTTGGCATCCATAGAAATCTCAAAAGTGGCATTGAGACAGAGTTGTAATAACTAGAAAGGTCCAGATAAAAACAAGCCATCTTTTGGATGAATATTCCTTAAAGCTTCAGTTCCTAACCCTAGGGATTCATAAAGGGACCCTAATATCAATTGACTAAGCCATACATATTTGCCTTCATGTCTTGGTTGGCTAAGTTAATGTATCTTTTCGCCACCTTTAAAGATTTACAGCAGAAGATACACCTTGGTAGCCACAACGCAAGAATTCTAACATAATGCCCAAAAGATCTTTCAAAGCACCCTTTGTTAGTTGCCGACCGAATTAGTGCATAAAGGGGTCCCTACGCTACTAACAACAACAGAAAACATAATTTTTGGTCTCCAATACTCTTGAGAGTGACCATGAATTCAAGTCACCATGAATTCTTACCCAGTCCTGAACAGATGTTTGCCTCAAAGTGGTTAGTTTGAATTCTTTGGTCCAAGAAAAAAGTTTCAAGTAACCATGGCTTAGATTCCACGAGCTCACAACTTTAAGCCCTCTAACATCCTTTATATATATGAAAAGGAAAATTCAAAATACCCTTTCTCCAAGGATGTTACACCCCTTCTCCCTTTTGATTTCCATATTATAGATAATTTGTTATGCAGACCGACCACAATTAATGGAGTATTACCTTTTGGCCCGACAATCCACCGATGAAGAATGTGTTTGCAAGATTCATGACAATTGCAAACATATCCTTTTTAGTAAACGTTTTGACACAACTTGAGAAGTTGGCTAATCGGAATGTTGTAGACATTATTGACTATTTCTACGAATGATTTTTGCTTATTCGAAACACTTTCTTTCGCTCAAAATGGTACAGGTTTTGAAATTGGACTTGGGTTGATATATACAAGAAAGACCATGACACAATAGGAGTCCCCATTGAACTAAAGATCAAGGTGTTGACTAGTTAGgtttttttattatatatttcATCTGAAAAATAATTGAATATTCTAAGACTCTAACCAGCTTAAGATTCCAAGTACCTATCGCGGCAGTATGGGAAGCAAATACCCGAACCCGATTAGACCATCAGAAACCCGAATCGGATGGATCGGCATCGGCGTTATGGGCGGCGCCATGGCCTCTCGTCTCATCTCCGCCGGTTACACTCTCACTTTCTACGCTCGCAACCCAACCCACCCAAACTCCCTCTCCCTTCAATCTCAAGGTGCCAAACTCGCCGATTCACCTTCCCATCTCGCAAACTCAAGCGACGTCGTTTTCACAATGCTCGGCCACCCCTCTGACGTTAAATCCATCCTCCTCGACAAAAACGGCGTCGTTTCATCCTTAAACCCTAACACCGTCACAGTCGACACCACCAGTTCACATCCAGATCTCGCCAGAGAAATCTCCATAGCAGCAAGAGCCAAAAACGCTTGGTCCATAGACGCTCCCGTCTCCGGCGGAGACATCGGAGCAAGAGACGGAAAACTAGCAATCTTCGCCGCCGGTGAAGCCTCTGTGGTAGAATGGCTATATCCCTTGTTTAAAACATTGGGAAAACCAACCTACATGGGTCCCTCAGGGTCTGGACAGAGCTGCAAGATAGCAAACCAGATAACAATCGCAGCGAATTTGATCGGAATTAGCGAAGGTCTAGTGTTTGCGAAACGAGCCGGGCTTGATTTGGAGCAATTTGTGAATGCAATTAGAGCCGGTTCGGCGGGTTCGAAGGCGTTGGAGTTGTTTGGGGAGAGGATGATAAAGAGAGATTTTAGGCCTGGTGGTTATGCTGAGTATCAGGTTAAGGATTTAGGAATGGGTATTAATTATGTTGAAGGTGGTGATGATAATAAAGTTGTTGTTTTGCCTGGAGCTTCTTTGGCTAAACAGATATTTACTGGTATGGTTGCAAATGGAGATGGAAAACTTGGTGGTCAAGGTGTTATCTCTGTTATTGAAAGGATTAATAATGGAGATTAAACTTGATTAGGTTCTGGTAAAGGTAAACTTTGTGTGTACTATGTAATCATAAATAACAACTAGTGTCAAATTTACTAGATCAAGTGATAATAATATTGTCTCTAAATAAAACTCACTTGATTGCTGCAAGAACTCATGCTCAAAATGCTGGATTCATACTTCTTAACAATGTTATTAGTTTTTTCTAGGTTGATGTATTTGTTGCTTGTATTTTTTATTTGCCTGGCCGTGTTGTTGGCAGTGTTATGTTATCTAAAAGTTATGTGGACTTGGCATGGGAACAAAATGAAGTTTAGAGAAGCAGGGTTTGCTGCAAAGACTGATAACTTAAATAATGAGGGATGTAAAATATATTACTAGGATGATGAATGAAATAATTTAGATCTACTTTATAATTGGTGATCATTTTATCAATGTTAATAGGGTTTTATCAATGTTAATAGGGTTTAATAGAGATGCATTGacattgacagtgtaaaattAATATTTTGTCGATCAaaagattatgaaatttttttcTCTTGAATTTGTTAGACTTGACTCAATAATCAATCGGCATGAGTTAATATTTTCAACACATTTCATCCGCAAAACGCCCCCCTTAAAGATTGTAAGGAAATGGCAATCAAATACATGTTGCTAAAAGTGAACCTATCCAAAGGTACTCCTTTCGACAATAAATTCAGTTTACTGAAAACTCCATTATACTCTTTGTAAACTATATGATACCATAATTACTATAATGCAGGAATTAAACTgaataatagaaaaataataTTGATGTAAAAAACATGTGTATGAATACATATTTAATACAAAAGGATTAGGGCATTTATATATAAAAGGAGGCCATGAGCTAATACTTTCAGGGTTAATGAGGAATGCAGTTGTCTCGACAAGTTTTATGGGTTTAGGTTCAATAGCGATGTGCAGATCGAACTACTCCAATTTGCCAATGAAATGATTTTGATTTGTGATAGTAATTTGGATGATTTATAGACTATTAAGGCTTTGTTACAAGGTTTCGAGCTAGCATCGGGGTTGTGCGTGCGTGAATTTGAATAAAAGCAAGGTATATGAGATTAATCTCGGAGTTGTGCGTGCGTGAATTTGAATAAAAGCAAGGTATATGAGATTAATCTCCAAGAGGATGTTTTGGGGGATTTCACTTACTTTCTGGAGGATTAGGAGCTAAAGATTGCGGGAAATTCAAGTAGGCTTTGCTTAGTAAATGGAAGTGGGGAGTTCTTTCCGAACTCAAGTCCTttttgttagaacaagattttgtgtctacaattcatctctaaggttttgataataataaaggatgaaacaaattggtaccctaacaaatTTATCTAAATGTGCATGACTCTAACAAATTCTGACATCACGCAAGTCCAGAATGGTCAACTTAGAATAAATTGAAACAGACgatctgactctgaagaaaagGAAGCTCACAGAGTCTGACGGTAGAAGACTCAGACACTCTGAACCCGAAGAGTTCCACCCAGTTGATCTGATGATTTGTACTCTGAAGAAGGCTCTACAGAAAAACATACCAAGATCTTCTGAAGAAAATATGCTCTCAACAACTATCTGAAGTATACACGCTAAACAAGAAAATATGAACTCCGCGTACTCTGACTCAAGGACAACCAAAAACTTAGCTACAAAGTTTTCCACTTTTGGTATGAATCTATATTTGGAATAGATTAAACACTCTCCAAAattgctatggaaaggacaacaAACTTAATGACATTAAATCCATCATTGCCAAGATATTCATCAATGTCTCAGCTAACGGTGTCTTGTTCAAATCACTATATAAAGGCAGGATCATCATCTTACAAACATGAAGCATACACACAAGAATACTGCAAACAAAAATTCTATATTCTCTTTCATTCTTGTTCAAATCTGTTCACACGAGTTATTGCTCTAAGTGTGAAACATTTCAGTTCTTATATTGTGTTACtactgcttacctagaagcacaAAACACTTCATTGTATTTTCAAAATAGTTGTTGAAcacttcctcaagtgacttgtgaagtctgtaaacttgagagggctaagagatctttacTTTCTTAGACGTTTTcgttgtaatctttctagattattggattaagtccttgttgaaggcgaaatcaccttggtcggatggactggagtagctttgaatttcaagcgaaccaggataaacttctaTGTTGATAGCTTTatcttttgtgtgtgttttatctgtaaaagtttttattatctgcgaaaacaattcaaacccccctttcttgtttttctctatCTTCACTTTTGGTTCAAGATTTTAGCTTTCTGTTATGGTGATGTGCAAGCGCAAGTGAAGGATGCTCCTTGGTTGGTGGCAGGAAAAAATATTTCAACTTGGTGGAAAGACTTAATGGTCTAAAATCGGCTGGTCTGACAAGGTGCAACTGGTTTTCTACGGATATTTCTGTTAAGCTTGGGATTAATAGTAAATTCGTTTTTGGAGGTATTTGTGAATTGGTAAGTTTCCTTTAATGTTGTCAGTTCAGAACTTATTCAATTTCGTGCAAAATTCGGATATGCTGGTGCGGGATGCTAATGATTGGATCGACGGGGAATGGGTTTGGGATTTTCAAATCTCAGAAGCTCATGCACATAAAGAGGCGATGGCAGATTTTCTGGTTTTTTTATGAAAATTTGCAGGTAGTTCGGTCAAGCTGTTCCGGGATTGATCGACATGTGTGGTGGAAGAATGATGATGGCTTTTCGATGAAAAACAATTATGAGGTGCTGACATCATTGGAACCGACGAAACAATCGCTCAATGCAAGAATTTTATAAGTTCTTAACGATTTATGGAAGTAGAAAAGTTCAAATTTATGTGTGGAGGTTGTTTATTAATAAATTACAAACTAAGGATGAACTCCATAAGAGGGATGTAGTAACTAGTAATCATGAATTCGTTTGTCCTTTATGTTTCAGAAAAGAGGAAGACATTGAGCATGTCTTTTTTTTATTGTGTAGTTAGTCGTAAAGTTTGGCGACTAGTTTTTTTCTTGGTTGAGTTGTGACGATGCTATTGGTAGTGTAAATTTGGTGGAGCATTTTAACTTCTTTTTGAATGGGTTGGGGATGAGCAGATTCGAAAGGTAGGCAGGGTAGTGTGGTCTTAGACGTGTTGGTGTATTTGGTATTCTAAAAATAGAATTCTATTTGCATGAGCAATTATGGATGTCAATGAGTTGTTCTATTTGATTAAGTATAGAACTTGGGAGTGGCTTGCCTTGTCTATTGTTAATGGCAACGATATACTTTGGGTAGATTGGTTTAGGTTCTCGGGTCTTTGTTTATGACGGGTGGTTGTCTCTTTTTTTCGGTTGGTTGTAATTAGGTTGGGGTACCCCTAGTACCTCTCTTAATTCAATTTGCTTTTCAAAAAAAAACTTACGGGTTGCTCCATTaccaattctctcaaattctatgaaaattcaaaaatatcCTTTCGCATAGTTCGGAGATTAAAATGCTACatgtagcagtaaattcatgaccatcaagccATGGATAAGCTTAActtcaataaaaccagagtcgccaccgcgcttttattatttccaaaggaaaagggaaaagtacgaacaaaatccaaagataagaagtttttaaatcaaaactaataaaatatcaaagattacaggtaatggggttggttacacagaggtaaggtgttagcacccaaagtgtcctaggtactcctacggagccctttatatgtgcatatgtgtttggtataaaaaatgtttgagaaaaatagagtgtgggggtgagaaaagaattcattgattatattttttgtgtttgacaagaccttcggacttgtgcctacgtaccaacataaaaatgagggatcaaaacctcgtagttcgtggtaaaaatttcaaataagttggtggattgcttttaacagAAGTTTAATAAgaagaggcacaaagggccaaaagtttgaatgaagttgttagttctttttttatcttttgaaaattctaagtcaatgtaattaagtttatttacaaatttgatttaagaaaaagtttgaaaattcaatggcataaggccaaagtttctaatcattaaaacaaagtctaagtttaaaatcacaagaaaagaaagtttttgaaaagagggagagattttgaaatttaagaagtgggaggagatgaagaggctatcctatcacaaattaaaagttaagagttgaaacgatctgaccaatgggatgcaatttaacagacaagaatgccatatagaaactcattttcctttggactttgacaagcaacaagcaataagaaaataagcaatatccagacatcatgaagattaaggcatcaaataaagatagccacatcccAGCAAGCACTTCCAAAAGCTagcaatcttctttgtcttcttatgtatcagatgaaatatttcttgatcaactcagagcaaagcatcagacaccatatcaaaacaattcccAGGGCTTGTATCGGATGAAGactcagttcacaataacttggtctcaaaatgttggcattggccaagtcctttttgcacggggaatgttgcctaattctaagtctaaaaatgttcagatcaagatcaacagtccaccagatgttttttagtgtttttgttgttattaagtattttaaggtcctaagaccacaaacaaaaccaaaacacacaaacaacatatacaatcataagatatggctcaaatgagaaaagtaaaaatgacataaacataaacaagtgaaataaaatgtaaatgacaatgaatgataaatgactgaaatttaaattgcataaagtaaatgacttgaaagtaaatcaatattaacaagaattagtcaaatgttagttaaaagttagtcaagtgttagcagtgatttttaattgattaagtcattctttggagaacactcaatcattcattcacaagtatgaatccttaaaccaagacatcttccatgagaagggctcaaacttggataattcaataagtatgtcactagctctcatgaaaggaaaaaaggtcaagtctccacacaattccatgaagaatgggagacttacaatctcacttattagaatgctatgccttgagtgtcaaatttagctctatgttaagcaatcgtaattggacttatgtagaagtcacaactatctgaggccggataataaaaatttaggtgttaatgcatgttagagatttggtatgaagaaccaaactcttaaaatataccacacactaaaagaaaagatcaagagggagggacctatctcaatcatacttggttcatctgacacaaggtcattgatgaaccaattatcctttagacattagagatttcattggtcaaatgagggaatgggaaagaatagggatgaagataaagagggaGTGGAAGATAGAAACAAAAATTGTccatgggaggaatttcatcaaatcaaaaccatccattcattttgggagatgaaatgtacatttcatcaatcccctaaatccaatggttttgatccaacaaaagtcaaatcaaccttgaccaaggcctaaacataaagtcaaacatcacaagaccataaaaatggctcaacaacatttttaaacatttaatcaattaaaaatccaattaaaaatgaattaaaatacattttaatttggccaaaacctaaaatcccttcagAACACCAAATAAATGGTTAAGGGATTCACCTAGgccaaataaggtcaaaggaccttaaataattttttttactatttttgaaaagtcagaagtatttttaaacaattaaaaatatgcacaaaaacatttaattcatgaaaaatatcaaaattaatccaaaaaataattttaattcagaatataaaagagaaaaatatttaaagattttggtgaaagtcccatattttttggattaaaaatgaaatttctatgaattaaataaaatagaagcaattaaaagaaattcagaaattaaaataaaattggaaaaaacgagggccatcagatctccctcattaattgaggtggcagatctgatggtcagACGCGCGCTTCACACCATACACCTCAGTCAACACGTCATAGGGATGGTATGCAAAAGCAAAGGACCAGATTAAAACGTTTAAACATGATCAGATGGTTAGGAGGCGTGCCAACACAGCACCAAAGCTAGggctctggtcttcttctccggtggacctcactggactggtccaccactaaccaccactaaaatgaaaaacaaggacatggatttaaaggaaaaatgatcaggagctcgaatctagcctcaattttctccaattccaagtatataaaaagatacatggatttgaattttgaggatcatgaactgagttgcttcaaattgacctcaaagcaactcaatcttgttgcctacattggtaggacttcagccaaccaaaaatcaaagagaatggtaaagaattgagagagaatcaaagagaggaagtttatgaaaaatcaccttcgagggagcttgaatcttgcttccaattggccttggcttgacttcagatgcttgcaggaagtgaattcAACCAATgaagggcttggattcttggagtttcaacttcaaaacagaagtgaaattaaaactcgattttcaattgaaaaccttcaagtttatcctctaatggtgagaggtatggttgcaggatcaaagcttgggcaaggtgtccccaATTATGAGCAGaaggggttgtatttataggcaatgcaatttatttccacacacttccatcaaaatgccaaaaatagtaattctcACTTGTatggatgcatgggcatgtgataggcccatcaaatgatgtcaaaaggtccaaaatTGATCATGAGAAATGTTGAAAGTGTGTCATGAAGCCATGCAATTGGAAATGAaaaatggtcatgagatttatccaaatggaaccttgaagaaaagcCATGCCCAAGTCATTCAATatttggccaaatgaggtgaacttggaatttttggaaaggtgggatcaaggggaacaactttcatgttgattaattttccatttgaagctaGGATCATGAttgattttgaggtggaattttcgaaaatcaaacataaatgaaaattttctaagtaccaagccaaatgttcacttcttccaccttgaataacttttgctatgggcttccaatggaaaatgttccttcataaaagttgtatctcttttaaacctcttcaatttggtcataaatttgaccaTATTTGGGTtttttcatgaaggagttatgcattttagaagttgaggaaaatctcttgttcaatggtaatgacccaaaatga from Lathyrus oleraceus cultivar Zhongwan6 chromosome 7, CAAS_Psat_ZW6_1.0, whole genome shotgun sequence encodes the following:
- the LOC127103744 gene encoding probable 3-hydroxyisobutyrate dehydrogenase-like 3, mitochondrial codes for the protein MGSKYPNPIRPSETRIGWIGIGVMGGAMASRLISAGYTLTFYARNPTHPNSLSLQSQGAKLADSPSHLANSSDVVFTMLGHPSDVKSILLDKNGVVSSLNPNTVTVDTTSSHPDLAREISIAARAKNAWSIDAPVSGGDIGARDGKLAIFAAGEASVVEWLYPLFKTLGKPTYMGPSGSGQSCKIANQITIAANLIGISEGLVFAKRAGLDLEQFVNAIRAGSAGSKALELFGERMIKRDFRPGGYAEYQVKDLGMGINYVEGGDDNKVVVLPGASLAKQIFTGMVANGDGKLGGQGVISVIERINNGD